A single genomic interval of Candidatus Eisenbacteria bacterium harbors:
- a CDS encoding DUF4388 domain-containing protein, with translation MALQGSLEDFSLAEILQLIALQRKSGVLKLTGETTNAVIFFEKGNIVAVTDRREKRSDPLLEFFVSTERLTAEQVEQICAIRAQSKKDSLEIILTGGYMAAKQLSEAVEAHAKEVLPELLAWKKGEYHFSGDDKTVARLFFKVPMRTEALLIGSMRRLDESARIKQLYSPSLILRHKESSQKPELPEEERWVFGLMDGRRPIREILAKSRMGEFETYEVISDLIDAGLAEVAEWPAEPVEALPQEPVATGKDLVPAFGIVFVVILIALASFGVRWAITKTEPPASAAAVSQPSQNTNIENLRFALEVYKATRAAYPERLIDLVEGGFVDSKSIEGFKYATSGEGYILHGK, from the coding sequence ATGGCACTACAGGGAAGCCTTGAGGATTTCAGCCTGGCCGAAATCCTCCAGCTGATCGCTCTGCAAAGAAAATCCGGCGTCCTCAAGTTGACGGGCGAAACGACGAACGCCGTCATTTTCTTTGAGAAGGGCAACATCGTCGCCGTGACCGACAGGCGCGAGAAGAGAAGCGATCCCCTGCTCGAGTTCTTCGTCAGTACGGAGCGGCTCACTGCCGAACAGGTAGAGCAAATCTGTGCGATCCGCGCCCAGAGCAAGAAGGATTCTCTGGAAATCATCCTTACCGGCGGCTACATGGCCGCCAAGCAATTGTCCGAAGCCGTGGAAGCGCACGCCAAGGAAGTGCTACCCGAACTCCTCGCCTGGAAGAAGGGAGAGTACCACTTCTCCGGTGACGACAAGACCGTCGCGAGGCTCTTCTTCAAAGTGCCCATGAGGACCGAAGCGCTTCTTATAGGGAGTATGAGGAGGCTCGACGAGAGCGCCAGAATCAAGCAACTCTATTCTCCGTCGCTCATACTTCGCCACAAGGAGTCTTCACAGAAACCGGAGCTTCCTGAGGAAGAAAGATGGGTATTCGGTCTCATGGACGGACGCAGGCCCATCCGCGAGATACTTGCCAAATCCAGAATGGGCGAGTTCGAAACCTACGAGGTAATCAGCGATCTGATCGACGCGGGCCTTGCCGAGGTGGCAGAATGGCCTGCCGAGCCGGTCGAGGCGCTGCCGCAGGAGCCCGTCGCGACAGGAAAGGATCTGGTCCCGGCCTTCGGGATCGTCTTCGTCGTCATACTGATAGCGTTGGCCTCGTTTGGCGTGAGGTGGGCCATCACGAAAACAGAGCCCCCGGCTTCTGCCGCGGCTGTTTCGCAGCCATCACAGAACACTAACATCGAGAATCTGCGTTTTGCCCTCGAAGTCTACAAGGCGACGCGTGCGGCGTACCCCGAGAGACTGATCGATCTCGTGGAAGGAGGCTTCGTGGACTCGAAAAGCATCGAAGGCTTCAAGTACGCAACGTCCGGCGAAGGTTACATTCTGCACGGAAAGTGA